The proteins below are encoded in one region of Ascochyta rabiei chromosome 9, complete sequence:
- a CDS encoding Mannosyl-oligosaccharide 1,2-alpha-mannosidase → MHSRKGSYGYLPYRSKVQVRWLGLVCVVLVTLVLFFLTEANFWILPRPPRFPSSQTSCPASPPSPSILSQPHDRFSWRNVTQHHGVATLAQLPSSSNTKTPQVQFDFKQEEPPLYHELMRKRRQAAVKTTFERCWHAYKEHAWKQDELLPISGGSKTTFGGWGATLVDSLDTLWIMDMKAEFQEAVEAVNDIDFAPGDGELNMFETTIRYLGGLLAAYDLTDCKDSRLLEKAMELGDMIYMSFDTPNRMPITRWSAKRAAAGEEQSAASQGIIAELASFSLEFTRLSQLTGDMRYYDAVTRVTTILADQQNRTNIPGLWPVGINVQKPDLTRDNLFSLGAMADSAYEYIGKTFQLLHKTGSTASQYATMYTAAMEAVITHLLFRPRTPDNADILMPAAVRIDASGITTHDYTAQHLVCFVGGMLALGSKLFGNVSHLDYGRRVTDACVWSYTHAPNGVMPEMFRMTPCPTHEPCEFDEATSQKQQFPGFERVVDARYMLRPEAIESVFYMYRITGERRYQDIAWSMFDAIERRTRTGMANAAIRDVTRKMEGKEASELKRGVGARDDESELELEDSMESFWMAETLKYFYLIFSEPDLLSLDEWVFNTEAHPFRVGV, encoded by the coding sequence ATGCATAGTAGAAAGGGCTCGTATGGCTACTTGCCGTACAGATCGAAGGTGCAGGTGAGGTGGCTTGGTCTCGTTTGCGTTGTCTTGGTTACGTTGGTCCTATTCTTTCTTACAGAGGCAAACTTCTGGATTCTGCCGCGCCCACCACGCTTTCCATCTTCGCAAACCTCGTGTCCAGCGTCACCGCCGTCACCGTCAATCCTATCTCAACCACACGATCGATTCAGTTGGAGGAACGTAACTCAGCACCATGGAGTTGCAACGCTGGCACAGCTGCCCTCCTCTTCGAACACTAAGACACCGCAAGTACAATTCGACTTCAAGCAAGAGGAGCCACCTCTTTATCATGAGCTCATGCGCAAGCGTCGGCAAGCTGCAGTCAAGACGACATTCGAAAGGTGCTGGCACGCTTACAAAGAGCACGCTTGGAAACAAGACGAGCTGCTGCCTATTTCGGGAGGATCGAAAACAACATTTGGTGGCTGGGGTGCAACCCTCGTCGATAGTCTGGATACACTCTGGATCATGGATATGAAGGCCGAGTTTCAGGAAGCTGTTGAAGCGGTCAATGACATAGACTTTGCGCCTGGAGACGGGGAGCTCAACATGTTCGAAACGACTATCCGCTATCTTGGAGGCCTGCTTGCTGCATACGATCTCACGGACTGCAAAGACAGTAGACTACTTGAGAAAGCAATGGAGTTGGGTGACATGATCTACATGAGTTTCGACACTCCAAATCGCATGCCGATCACACGCTGGAGCGCTAAGAGGGCCGCGGCCGGGGAAGAGCAATCCGCAGCATCTCAGGGCATCATCGCAGAACTCGCCTCCTTCAGCCTCGAATTCACACGTCTCTCTCAACTTACAGGCGACATGCGCTATTACGATGCCGTAACTCGCGTCACAACCATCCTTGCAGACCAGCAAAATCGTACCAACATCCCAGGTCTATGGCCTGTAGGCATCAATGTTCAGAAGCCGGACCTCACTCGCGATAACCTTTTCAGCCTTGGCGCAATGGCAGATTCTGCCTACGAATATATCGGCAAGACTTTCCAGCTCCTACACAAGACCGGCTCAACCGCCTCTCAATACGCTACAATGTATACGGCCGCCATGGAAGCAGTGATAACGCACCTCCTCTTCCGTCCCCGCACGCCCGACAACGCAGACATCCTAATGCCAGCAGCCGTCCGCATCGACGCTTCTGGCATTACTACACACGACTACACCGCTCAACACCTGGTCTGTTTTGTTGGCGGCATGCTTGCGCTTGGTTCCAAGCTCTTTGGAAACGTATCCCACCTCGACTATGGCCGTAGAGTGACGGACGCATGCGTTTGGAGCTACACGCACGCGCCAAATGGTGTCATGCCAGAGATGTTCCGTATGACACCCTGTCCTACGCATGAGCCGTGTGAGTTCGATGAAGCGACCAGCCAAAAGCAGCAGTTTCCAGGTTTTGAGCGCGTGGTGGATGCGCGGTACATGTTGAGGCCCGAGGCGATTGAAAGCGTGTTTTACATGTACCGGATAACAGGGGAGAGGAGGTATCAGGACATCGCATGGAGCATGTTTGATGCAATTGAGAGGCGGACCAGAACAGGGATGGCGAATGCAGCCATAAGAGACGTGACGCGAAAGATGGAAGGGAAGGAGGCAAGTGAGCTGAAGAGGGGCGTGGGTGCTAGGGACGACGAGAGCGAGCTGGAGTTGGAAGACAGTATGGAGAGCTTCTGGATGGCCGAGACGCTGAAGTACTTTTATTTGATTTTCAGCGAGCCGGATTTGTTGAGTCTGGATGAGTGGGTGTTCAATACCGAGGCACATCCTTTCAGGGTGGGCGTTTAG